In the Helicoverpa armigera isolate CAAS_96S chromosome 15, ASM3070526v1, whole genome shotgun sequence genome, one interval contains:
- the LOC110376372 gene encoding ejaculatory bulb-specific protein 3 isoform X1 codes for MKVLVVLSCLIVAAFAADKYNAKYDNFDVDTLITNDRLLKAYINCFLDKGRCTPEGSDFKKTLPEAIETTCGKCTDKQKNNIRKVIKAIQQKHPKEWDALVKKNDPSGKHRANFDKFIQGSR; via the exons ATGAAGGTCCTGGTTGTTTTGTCGTGTTTGATCGTGGCTGCGTTCGCCGCTGATAAGTACAACGCTAAATATGATAACTTTGATGTGGACACCTTGATCACCAATGACAGGCTTCTCAAAGCTTATATCAACTGCTTCCTCGACAAAGGACGGTGCACTCCCGAAGGATCTGATTTCAAAA AGACCCTACCAGAGGCCATAGAGACAACCTGCGGCAAGTGCACCGACAAGCAGAAGAACAACATCAGAAAGGTGATCAAAGCTATCCAGCAGAAACACCCCAAGGAGTGGGACGCTCTCGTCAAGAAGAACGACCCCAGCGGCAAACATCGCGCCAACTTCGACAAATTCATCCAAGGAAGCAGATAA
- the LOC110376369 gene encoding ejaculatory bulb-specific protein 3: MGPRPPAIATVDAAGAALHNFLSYQASIKMRSWLICLCVLTVVVTCHSQAPNRYENFNADAIIQNDRILLAYYKCVMDKGPCTRDGKNFKRVLPETLATACGRCNPKQKTIVRKLLLGIRSKSEPRFLELLDKYNPDRSNRDALYAFLVTGN; this comes from the exons ATGGGCCCACGGCCACCAGCCATTGCGACAGTGGACGCCGCAGGAGCAGCACTTCACAACTTTCTTTCT TACCAGGCAAGCATAAAAATGAGGAGCTGGCTGATCTGCTTGTGCGTGCTGACGGTGGTGGTGACATGCCACTCGCAGGCCCCCAATCGCTATGAGAACTTCAACGCAGACGCCATCATCCAGAACGACAGGATCCTCTTGGCGTACTACAAGTGCGTCATGGACAAAGGACCCTGCACGAGGGATGGGAAGAACTTTAAAC GCGTACTCCCAGAAACATTAGCCACCGCCTGCGGTCGCTGCAACCCCAAACAGAAGACGATCGTGCGAAAACTACTCCTCGGCATCAGATCCAAGAGCGAGCCTCGTTTCCTCGAACTGCTTGACAAGTACAACCCTGATCGCTCCAATAGAGATGCCCTATACGCCTTCTTAGTCACCGGCAACTAA
- the LOC110376376 gene encoding uncharacterized protein LOC110376376 — protein sequence MKVFVVLSVLIAFTAAASLTPAELDLAEAFDYEALFSNDEQRKLVFDCILGKGECGDYQKMAEISRKVLESKCADCSPPQKAKYETVLKTIQTKYEPFYNELLKNVAAKKE from the exons ATGAAAGTATTCGTGGTATTATCCGTCCTGATCGCCTTCACGGCTGCCGCCAGTCTGACTCCAGCTGAGTTGGACCTAGCAGAGGCTTTCGACTACGAAGCTCTCTTCTCCAATGATGAGCAGAGGAAACTGGTGTTTGATTGCATTCTGGGCAAGGGAGAGTGTGGTGATTACCAAAAAATGGCAG AAATTTCACGGAAGGTTCTAGAGAGTAAATGTGCGGACTGCAGCCCTCCACAGAAAGCCAAATACGAGACTGTGCTGAAAACCATTCAGACCAAATACGAGCCTTTTTACAACGAACTCTTGAAGAACGTGGCAGCCAAGAAGGAATAA
- the LOC110376374 gene encoding ejaculatory bulb-specific protein 3 yields the protein MKVLMVAVLALVAPSALGYDEKYDKLDVDKIIGDDALFTAYIDCMLDKGPCTVEHSEDFKKLLPEVIQTACAKCSGIQRTNVRKTVKALSDKKPDDFAKFRAKFDPKGEYEKDFSAFLLATD from the exons ATGAAAGTCCTGATGGTAGCAGTTCTCGCACTAGTGGCGCCCTCTGCACTGGGTTACGACGAAAAGTACGATAAACTAGATGTGGATAAGATCATTGGCGATGATGCGCTCTTCACAGCTTATATCGACTGTATGCTGGATAAAGGACCCTGCACTGTGGAACATTCGGAGGACTTTAAAA AGCTCCTGCCTGAAGTAATCCAAACAGCTTGCGCCAAATGCTCAGGAATACAGAGGACGAATGTCAGGAAGACTGTCAAAGCTTTGAGCGACAAGAAACCTGATGATTTCGCGAAATTCCGCGCCAAGTTTGATCCTAAAGGAGAATATGAGAAGGACTTCTCTGCTTTCTTGCTTGCCACAGATTAA